Within the Carassius auratus strain Wakin chromosome 18, ASM336829v1, whole genome shotgun sequence genome, the region AATTTTAATAGGACAAGTATCTGAGTGCTAAATAATGTGACCCCTCAGTTTTTGACCAATAAATGCCTATAAAAAAGTGGTAGCCATCAATATAGAGACTGCAGTGTATTAGAAATGGTTTCACTTGCTGGATTGGACAATCCTGCCATCTCCATGACATCTATAGTATATTTAATGTATGGGAATATTTAAACCTCATTAGCTTTAGTACTTTAATAACCAGTGAAAGCTAACTCACAATTAGGCCTCCATGAACACCGCTGCCTCTAAGGTTTGGAGCATATTCAGCCAAATCCACTGACCTCAACCACTCCATCACACAATGGTTGGACCATTGCACTACCTCGGATGGAGATGtcttattctgaaaaaaaaaaaaaaatcccaagttTTGTCCTTTGTGGCAATGTATCCTATATAATTCTGAAGTTGAAATGGTGAGTTTTTAATCTGCTATTTGTCTTACTTCATCCCCTGGCCTGCGTCTCAGGCAGTTTGGGTTAAACTTATTAACGTGGAGAACATGGATGGCACATTTAATGCTCAGATGATGAAGCTGACTGGTGACTTTCAAGAACAAGAGATCATTCTGTGAGAAAAGAACATCAGTTTTTAAAGGGtaaaatatgtgaatatattgttacTCAGTATTTTTAACACAGGGATAGAGGCAACTTCTGGTCTCACCACTGTTAGGTGCTGTAGCATGCGACCATCCACCTTGCTTTCATAGAACTGATCTTTGTATTGTGGTAAACCAATGTCGTCAAGCCAACCTACAGATGAAAAGTAGGGTTTTCGCAAAGCAAGCAGTTGTATTTCCTTCAAATCTATCTAATTTCATTATTAGTATTACATACGTGTAACCCAGATGTGATCCAGTTCTGAAGATTTCTCCCTCGTCTTGTTACTAAAAGTTCTGAGAGCCAATTGTAGTTTTTTTCTGTGCAGAGAATGTTTAATACAAATCTCCTGTTGAAAACAGCACATAAGAGTCATGGAAACTGtactttaaacaataataaaacataatataaaaaataaatgaataaaccatGGTTAATCATGTTACATCATGCAGAGTACATTCTTATTAATATAACCCATAGTGACAGGCCAACATAGACGGCAacataaacaaaatatgaaattatataaacaaaaaataaaccttcTCAAGCTCCTGCGGAGTGGCAGAGAGAAGGGTTTCTCCGCTGTCCACCCACTGACGTGCCAAACTGACATACTGCCCCAAACCAATGTCCTCCAGCCAACCACACACTTGTTCTGTCGTCCACTTAGAGAAAGGTATGTGTGCACTAATGATGACAACATAATAACATCATCAGAGTAATAACAGTTATTTAGCCTTATTGTCCTTTCAATGTCTATTGCACCTCTGTCCCGTTCTGTTTATGAAGGAAACTTTACCGGGATGAGCACCCAGAATCAGGAGTCTGTGTTAGCCGAGGCCCAGCAGTGGCCCTGAACCCTCCTCTCTTGAAGTGAGTGGGCTCAATGTCATCTGAGAGCACACCTGTCCTCTTCATCCTCAAAACAAACACATCCTGTCAGATGCTTGTTTTTCATTAGGAAGATGCAAGTAACTGTGGAATTTTCACAATTTAATGTTGCAATTAAACCTGGTAATAATCAACTCACTTTCCCCAAAGTTTGTGTATGCtgctattttttacattttcttgtaaaacaggAGACTGCTGGCCAGAGTCAACTCCAGAAGACACTGAAGAAATGTCAGAATTTGTTCTGTCCTTAATTTTCTCTGTAATTCCTTTGGgggacaaaataaatgaatgaatgaataaataaataaataaataaataaataaataaataaataataaattaaaaattaaaaattaaaaattaaaaattaaaaattaaattaaatttatgcatttagcagacgcttttatccaaagagacttacagtgcattcaggctatcaatttttacatatcatgatatataataataataaagttattacTTATTGCTTAATGGCAAGTACCATAAACCAGCAACAGAatgatacaaaatattttcaaggaaataaaaaaataaaaaaaaagtaaggcaTTATTATGAGGAAGTTCAACATGTGCAAATGTTCATTATTCAATTTTACTTAATGTATGTATAATAAGAACGCTAGCAGCCAAGTGCATTATGAGTAATTGTTTAGAATTGATTTATGTGTTATTTAAGGAAGATGGTTGTGTTTTTGATACAAcgttatgtgtgtttatgtttaaataagtttgGATGGGTTTGGCTCATTTACTGCCCTGTTATGTAAAAGTGTGGCTGTCACCGTCATAGAAAGAGATATGTAGGGGAGGAACTTGTGATATGGCATTGCCTGTGTAAGTTGCTATTCTGTGTTCAGAATAAAAAGAGAACATCAGACAGTACTGTCTCCTGCTGGCCTGTTTTGTCTGTGCCTCTGCTCACAGAGACACTCAGGTTTGTGCAGTGTATTGGACATGAGTGCGTGATCTCCAGGAACTCACTGCCACTTTCAAATGCCGCTTCCGGCAGAGAACCTCcgcagagtcaagtcaagtcaagttaagtcacctttatttatatagtgctttaaacaaaatacattgcgtcaaagcaactgaacattcattaggaaaacagtgtgtcagtaatgcaaaatgacagttaaagacagttcatcactGTATTTAGTGATGCCAACTCTGTTAAGTTTGAATAGTGTCTATGCATTCATTTGCAagcaagtcaatgatatcactgtaaatgaagtggcCTAagcaactaagcaagccagaggcgacagtggcaaggaaccaaaactccatcggtgtcagaatggagaaaaaaaccttgggagaaaccaggctcagttggggggccagttctcctctgaccagacgaaaccagcagttccctttcaagggaacttcgaactgcatcctctaggggctgctatggggaacacctcgttgtgacccgtgtctgcagcatacattgaaaaaacaccaacttgttggctggcgacagcctctgacgtcactatcGGCTCGACTATAGAcaagcaccgggagaacacgtcattcatcttcttcgtcttcactgactgttctgattGAAGTGtacatctgaaagaaccggtaagaccgatctttctctgtttatcaaggcgacaactagcaagcgtttagacaatgtgtgcatccatgtcggcgttatttgacaatgtgtgcatccatgtcggcgttatttgacacaATCTTTGCGTCAtatgtttgggtgaagagcacgcgcgcgatgtctttgaggaggcaatatGCGTGCATCGTGAAcattttttcaatggaaaaagctccaCTCTCATGCGTCTCTCTtctgaaagaaaaaggaaaaaaaaaaggcagccatctgcttcccgtggTTCAAGACCTGTcgctgctgaggcacggaggagaatgagcttgtgagaatacaggtgatctgtctgaatggtttaaagagggactttaCCTTTCACGCTCATGATGGCGGCAGACtagagagagcctcgggaggatgatgttatatctttaaactttctgatactgaggttagtgctctgctgggtttggACCCAGGAAAACCAGGaaatatttgaggatggtgaagacgctgaggctgagccttctcagtTCTTCTGCCCTgcatatgtagagctgttggaggttaatGAGTGAAAATTATCTTTTTGACCATAGTCCTCCAACATCCTGTCTTAATCTCCCTCGTTGCCATTTAGGCCCCTTCAGAAAATAATAtcgcttaaagctgcagtagggaacttttgtaaaaatatattttttacatatttgttaaacctgtcattatgtcttgacagtagaatatgagacagataatctgtgaaaaaaaatcaagctcctctggctccttccagtggtcctattgccatttgcagaaagccatccgctcctggtaaaaaaaacaaccactcagagctgcggtccgtaactttgtttgtgtccaaaatgtagaaaaatgaacataataagcaagtacaccatgaatccattttccaaaccgtgtttttagcttgtcctgaatcactagggtatacctataataagtgtttatattctgactattttagattgcttcgggggtaccacggcggagtaacccagtacctttgtgattcttcatagacataaacagcgAGAAGTAGCttcggctacaatgttcttccgcaagacgtgagcagttctgtttattaaccactagagcatcaaaagttccctactgcagctttaaatgacaAGGCATACacagtagcaggtcaggctgtggctttattacacacaatgctggtgcttcaagcatatcagacgcAGGGGCCTTttttctgatcaggtagctgagctgcgccgcaccacggatctctctccatgctaccaagcaggctgcATCCGCCATGGGCgggactatggcggccatggtggcagtggagagacatctgtggatgaacctggcagacatcggaaggaaagaaaaggcttttttctcgatgctcaggtttcgccttcgaAAATTGtcggtatttccgttgagacGGCAAactgagaagttcagggagacaaAGGCgcactctgctgctttcagatccttcctTCGTTCcatgaaggtccaggtctgagcccgaacaacataggggtcctggcctgtcttgatccgaggatcaaagacgggcacagaaggctagtgtcgcaacttgcggtcctcccccacctgcgggcaggggttagaggaatcgtgggcaacgaggaggtaagcagaacctaaagGGTGTGATCTAGatgaggcagcgttctcgtccgaatcAGAGTGATACCAAGGTATCTACGCATTCCCTTTAGGgatgtttaaccctctggagtctaagaggTTATCAGGAAAAAAATAGCCTCAAAACGCATATACTGAAAAACTGTGGACCGAGAGTGCATGGAGAGGAGATCCACCCCATGCAATGTAGATGAGAGTAAGCTGAAAAGGGATTTTCGAGAATGCAAAGCAGAGAAAAACTGTTTATCTTTACCGACCTGCCCCCTTTCCTCCCTCCTCTATTGGTGAACTCTGTCCCTCCCTTTCCTGAGTTTTGCCCAGAGAAAGTTACTGCCCCATGTCTAGCCCTGAGAAAGTCCCTGTTCTCTTGTTAAGGCCAAAGAAGCTTCCTGTCCCCACGTCCAGCCCTGAGAGGGCTCCTTATCCCAAGTTAAGCCTGGAGGCTCACAAATAACCACCCATCCTCATCTTCAGCCTCCTCTACTGCTGTTGTCTGGCAAACCTTCTGGTCACCTTCAGCCCATCAATATGGTGCGATCTCCACTTGAACTTGAACTCTCCGCCATGGCCCATCAGTCCACTGGCTCCACCAGGCTTTCTCATCCCTCAGGCTTCGCCTTACTCAGTTGTCAATCATCTATCGCCTTGGGACTCCACTCCTCCAGCTGTGCCTTGTCCCCCCGGCCTTGTCCGGTTCCTCCAATGCTTATGCTCCTCCTCAGTCCTCTGTTGCTGTAGCTCCACCATGGCCTTTTGGTTCCCCGCCTCTGCTTCGGTCGCCATCTGCTCTGCCTCTGCCCTCCGGATCCTCACCATCGCCCTGGGTCACTGGCTCTCTGTCTCTGCCTTGGGATCCTCCACCACCTGCTCCACCACAGTTGGTTGGCCCCCTGAATTCATCAGCCCTTCCTCCTCCATGGCTTCTCCCTCCAATGGCTTCACAGACAGTCGTCCTTATGGCTGTGGCCTGAGTACTGGCACCACATGCTCCAAGTCCCTCCTGTTTCCTCCTTGGCTCCTCCTTCCAATGTCACCTCCCCAGACTTTTCTGCAACCATCCTCTCGGGGGTCTGTCCTCCTCCAGAGCATACTCCCAGTTCCCACCATCCTTCCCTCTGTTGGTTCTGCAACAAAAATACACGCCTTCCGGGAGGGTGGTGAAATGTCAAAATGTCAGTATTGGACTGTCTTTAAGTTTTGCTCCCTGTGAGTTTCTACCTCATGTTCCCTTGTTTGGTCATTCCTGTTTTACTCTCCATGACCCAGTTTCTCCCTCATGTGCCCTTGTTTGTTGTTTGGTGGTTCCTGTCCCTGTCCTCGTTGTCTCTTGATTAGTCATTCTGTTCACCTCTGTTCCTCCCAATTCCCTTGTTATCCTGTGTATTTAAGCCCCAGTCTGTTCAGTCTGAGTTTGTTGGGTCTACCAGTTGTGTACATGTGTCTTCCTTCCCTTCCAAGTTTGCATTTACACTGTGTGttgaatttaataaataacagTTTTGTTTATCCATGGCTCCATTGTTCCTTCTGGCAGCATATCTTGACagcatgtatgtatgcatgcatttacaAGTTAGAAGAGTGATTCTAATCCCATGTTAACATGTGATAATGTTTAACTGTTATGGTTATAATTCTGAAATAgtgtaataattgaataattaatttcaGTTCTGCATGCTTGACGGCTATGGCTTTAATCTAAAGTTCATTTTTCCattctttgtattttattttattttttctaactaagaggatttaatttattttctgctGTTATCAGTTACGGAAAAATATAGGAGTGGTGTATTGCTAAAAATAAACTGGAATATTCCTATAAATACACACAGTgtctttttaaaattacaaaacagtGAAAAAAGGAGTAAAGGAGGGAATGATTTGATTGTGGCATTCAGCCCTATTACACAGTTTTATGTATGAGTTACACGTGTTAAATTTACATGCAATTACCAAAGACAAAAGATTTGCtgtgcagagttttttttttttttttttttttttttgtcttcagtaCTATTAGCTCATTGTTagagatttaaattaaatgaaagcagCTGTGCTAATGGAGACTAACAGAGCAGGTTTTCATAGGCCTGCCTACAGTCGCCATGCTTATCAAAGCATGTTTGGGCATCTGGCAATGATTTGCCTCCCTTCAGTCAAGCTTCAGCTACAGGGTGGGTCCTGAACAGGTGGGGCCCACATGATAGATCTGGTTTTTGATGGAGACCCTTTCATAAGAGTACATAAAAGGCACAGGGTTTTAGGAACGGTCAAAGTGgttttactccaaaaaaaaatatttcaccagAGATGGGTGGGTATGTCCAGAgagatcaaacacacacataagcagGAAATCAAGATACTtgttcaaataatataaatacatatatctcTGCTATTTGCATTTGGACTATgactgatttttattattattattgttattattatttttagaatggtaaataattaattttaaagttaattaatttgaagttaataaattatttcaGAATTATAGTACGTGCTCTTATAAAAGTTGCATACAAAGTCAAAATGGTTAGTCACTTCTCATGTCATTCAGATGGACTTTTCTAATTCAGATCTTGGCTAGAACAATCTCCAATATGGACTATGCCAATAGTCAAATTATGCAAGATTACCTGCTCTCAGAAAATAACCTCTATCTTCAAAAGGTAAatactaaattattataatagGTTTAAAAGAATCAGCAGTGTCTTCACAATATGAGAAAGGTACTATGAAAGGATCTCATACTAAGGATGACGTCTTCATTCTTGTTCTCTGGTGTCCTCTGTTCCGATGCGTCACTCACTTCACTCTCTCCCTTCTCTGTTGGGTGTGTTGGACGTTTGTTATCAGCTGGCTGAGTCTATAAAAATGGGTGAGAAGTGAAGTGTAGGTAATAATGGCTGCTGCAGAGATGTTTAATCTTCAAAAGCCTCCTATTGTAGCATCAACATTAAACCACTCATAATAAAAATATGGCCATGATTTCAGTTATACTgacttatttagtattatttcaaCTAGACGATTAAGAGTaaaatattatgactttaataAATGAAGACAATGATGTATATACCTCCTCTGAAAGAACAAGCTGCCAGTTTACCATTCACAGTCTAAAAAAGATGAACCTGAACCACTGAACCACTAGAAAGAACCACTAGAAAGAACCTTGGCATGTCAATATAATTTTTGGATTTTAATAGCTCAGtgtaaaccacacacacaaccaTAAATAAATTATTCTCTATCAACATCTATCAGAGTTAAACAAATTAGACTGGTTGTTTGGTCAAACCTTTTGTGCTGGGCTGCCTTCAAAGTCTCCCATACCGATGGACCTGAGAAAAAAATAgcattaattttttatatgtgaAATGTATTCTACTGTTTGAAATTAGTAGAATGCAATGTGCAAACACTGTTACCTAGGATTTGCATCTTTCTGAGAAGAAACTGATGAAAACAGCAGAGGAGATGAGCTACTAAAGGTCAGCTTTATCAAAGACAAAACATAATAAATTCAGAAATGGTTCAGGAAATGTAAGTGTCAGCAGCCACTCATAATTAtgaacctacacacacacacacacacacacacacctcagcatGAGCTTTATGTGTTAAAGTCTTCATCTTTACAGTCCCGTTCTGATTACCATCTTCACTGCTTATTTGTGCTGATTTGTCTTCTGGGTCTGAGGAAGGCATAATTTACATATCATTAAGCTATACTCtagttaaaatacattatttcataATAAGTATAGTTAatccatattaaaatatttactgacatatcactCAAGACTTACTGATTAAGAAATTTTCCAACTTTATTCCGactttaatgtcactattgatgaagattttataaaaatttaacaaatcagtctttaatgaattaaatgtaaagtgtacatgaagtatacttgcaaacgttccactttagcacaatcaaatatacttcagtatatctttagttggacttagTTGGACTTAGTTAGTCCACACAAATCAAGTGCATTGATTAAAGTACAAAATTAGTAGTTTCGATCTAGTAGTCTTTCCCCCAGTATAACAGGCAAGGCTTaagctagtcccagactaaaattgAAAAGTCTCAGCTGAAAATATCTTGGtctgacatatcttaaaatatgtcagtgtcatTTTTCTGTGTCAGGATGCACACCTGTAAAGTTTTCTTCTAAGACATTTTTGtaaaacttgctttaatattttaatttaactaagGCCTATTTCTGGCTTAAGACGTTTGAGAAACCTGGTCATTAGTTATAccagtttagtaaaataaaagtacaattgcagggtatttttattaagtacaaaaattatgaaaatatatttgtagtatacttggcatacaataaatgtatttcaaatacagtacattttagtatatttatttttcactagggtagCAGTCTggatttcaatatttaaaaacctGAGCATAACTCCAAAAAAGTGTtggcaaaataatcatttggttttgtttaatttcattgaCATTTCCAAGAAACGATGCACTCTTCATTTAATTATTTCTACCCGATCAGCAAACGTTAATCATTtgactttgaataaaaatgagattgttaggaaaaaaaaatgcagttatgcacattttttaatgtatgaTCATAGTGCCctttttgtattataaatatataatggcaAATATCTATAAAATGGTTTTGATGAGTATATAACTTTTGACTTTCTGATAAAAcaggtaaaaaatattttaagaatttacCTTGAACTAAATTCATGATATAATTCATTTGTCTGAACTTGCTGAGGAGGAGAGTGAGTTCTTCTATTTGACgatcctgaagaaaaaaaaaaaacacaagacagTCTCTGCCACAGGTACTGTAAGTCTAAGTTTTTGGAACATGTATGGGGAAACTGGTTCTGGCTTCAATTCCACTGACATTCTACACACTTAAGTCCATAAACACAGGGCAGTGTGAGGAACAAAGGTTCCAGTGTGCTCAAAATTACTCTTGCTCACCCTGTGAACATGGTGAGGAGAGAGCTGAAACAGGGAGCTATAATTTGGAATTtccaggtttatttatttattcagtc harbors:
- the LOC113118545 gene encoding liprin-beta-2 isoform X1, coding for MEWDVDFYKHFAWLKKVNVQGSGNGESYQERLSRLEGDKESLVLQVSVLTDQVEAQGEKIRDLENSLGEYQHKLNSTEEMLQQELLNRSSLESQKLGLMEEVSCLKLKLGTMEEKHKAESVVNLISELQEQMCRIRQEISSKIQEKPAEMVPGESCGSEPAHASLTESKPANLLQELNMLKHRVDELEQEKMQYEQKLKVTQEEIMSLQQLLSCKNSEIESLQAQLLSRAPVSVDSAEREGIYRRRLNTKHQELQRLKTGMETLIEANDEKDRQIEELTLLLSKFRQMNYIMNLVQDPEDKSAQISSEDGNQNGTVKMKTLTHKAHAELTFSSSSPLLFSSVSSQKDANPRSIGMGDFEGSPAQKTQPADNKRPTHPTEKGESEVSDASEQRTPENKNEDVILRITEKIKDRTNSDISSVSSGVDSGQQSPVLQENVKNSSIHKLWGKMKRTGVLSDDIEPTHFKRGGFRATAGPRLTQTPDSGCSSRAHIPFSKWTTEQVCGWLEDIGLGQYVSLARQWVDSGETLLSATPQELEKEICIKHSLHRKKLQLALRTFSNKTREKSSELDHIWVTRWLDDIGLPQYKDQFYESKVDGRMLQHLTVNDLLFLKVTSQLHHLSIKCAIHVLHVNKFNPNCLRRRPGDENKTSPSEVVQWSNHCVMEWLRSVDLAEYAPNLRGSGVHGGLIILEPRFQSETLAMLLNIPPQKTLLRRHLATNFNSLVGPQAQQEKQEFNNANGHAPLTTTAKVRPKKLGFTHFRQLRKLRVEESADYICPMDTGTPPALCGTPQQSYGSFRGITPNLARDSDRLEKVGSKN
- the LOC113118545 gene encoding liprin-beta-2 isoform X2, with the protein product MIYSVSFSSLLIVNITLTTFEPQVNVQGSGNGESYQERLSRLEGDKESLVLQVSVLTDQVEAQGEKIRDLENSLGEYQHKLNSTEEMLQQELLNRSSLESQKLGLMEEVSCLKLKLGTMEEKHKAENLLQELNMLKHRVDELEQEKMQYEQKLKVTQEEIMSLQQLLSCKNSEIESLQAQLLSRAPVSVDSAEREGIYRRRLNTKHQELQRLKTGMETLIEANDEKDRQIEELTLLLSKFRQMNYIMNLVQDPEDKSAQISSEDGNQNGTVKMKTLTHKAHAELTFSSSSPLLFSSVSSQKDANPRSIGMGDFEGSPAQKTQPADNKRPTHPTEKGESEVSDASEQRTPENKNEDVILRITEKIKDRTNSDISSVSSGVDSGQQSPVLQENVKNSSIHKLWGKMKRTGVLSDDIEPTHFKRGGFRATAGPRLTQTPDSGCSSRAHIPFSKWTTEQVCGWLEDIGLGQYVSLARQWVDSGETLLSATPQELEKEICIKHSLHRKKLQLALRTFSNKTREKSSELDHIWVTRWLDDIGLPQYKDQFYESKVDGRMLQHLTVNDLLFLKVTSQLHHLSIKCAIHVLHVNKFNPNCLRRRPGDENKTSPSEVVQWSNHCVMEWLRSVDLAEYAPNLRGSGVHGGLIILEPRFQSETLAMLLNIPPQKTLLRRHLATNFNSLVGPQAQQEKQEFNNANGHAPLTTTAKVRPKKLGFTHFRQLRKLRVEESADYICPMDTGTPPALCGTPQQSYGSFRGITPNLARDSDRLEKVGSKN
- the LOC113118545 gene encoding liprin-beta-2 isoform X6, which produces MEEVSCLKLKLGTMEEKHKAENLLQELNMLKHRVDELEQEKMQYEQKLKVTQEEIMSLQQLLSCKNSEIESLQAQLLSRAPVSVDSAEREGIYRRRLNTKHQELQRLKTGMETLIEANDEKDRQIEELTLLLSKFRQMNYIMNLVQDPEDKSAQISSEDGNQNGTVKMKTLTHKAHAELTFSSSSPLLFSSVSSQKDANPRSIGMGDFEGSPAQKTQPADNKRPTHPTEKGESEVSDASEQRTPENKNEDVILRITEKIKDRTNSDISSVSSGVDSGQQSPVLQENVKNSSIHKLWGKMKRTGVLSDDIEPTHFKRGGFRATAGPRLTQTPDSGCSSRAHIPFSKWTTEQVCGWLEDIGLGQYVSLARQWVDSGETLLSATPQELEKEICIKHSLHRKKLQLALRTFSNKTREKSSELDHIWVTRWLDDIGLPQYKDQFYESKVDGRMLQHLTVNDLLFLKVTSQLHHLSIKCAIHVLHVNKFNPNCLRRRPGDENKTSPSEVVQWSNHCVMEWLRSVDLAEYAPNLRGSGVHGGLIILEPRFQSETLAMLLNIPPQKTLLRRHLATNFNSLVGPQAQQEKQEFNNANGHAPLTTTAKVRPKKLGFTHFRQLRKLRVEESADYICPMDTGTPPALCGTPQQSYGSFRGITPNLARDSDRLEKVGSKN
- the LOC113118545 gene encoding liprin-beta-2 isoform X4, with protein sequence MEEVSCLKLKLGTMEEKHKAESVVNLISELQEQMCRIRQEISSKIQEKPAEMVPGESCGSEPAHASLTESKPANLLQELNMLKHRVDELEQEKMQYEQKLKVTQEEIMSLQQLLSCKNSEIESLQAQLLSRAPVSVDSAEREGIYRRRLNTKHQELQRLKTGMETLIEANDEKDRQIEELTLLLSKFRQMNYIMNLVQDPEDKSAQISSEDGNQNGTVKMKTLTHKAHAELTFSSSSPLLFSSVSSQKDANPRSIGMGDFEGSPAQKTQPADNKRPTHPTEKGESEVSDASEQRTPENKNEDVILRITEKIKDRTNSDISSVSSGVDSGQQSPVLQENVKNSSIHKLWGKMKRTGVLSDDIEPTHFKRGGFRATAGPRLTQTPDSGCSSRAHIPFSKWTTEQVCGWLEDIGLGQYVSLARQWVDSGETLLSATPQELEKEICIKHSLHRKKLQLALRTFSNKTREKSSELDHIWVTRWLDDIGLPQYKDQFYESKVDGRMLQHLTVNDLLFLKVTSQLHHLSIKCAIHVLHVNKFNPNCLRRRPGDENKTSPSEVVQWSNHCVMEWLRSVDLAEYAPNLRGSGVHGGLIILEPRFQSETLAMLLNIPPQKTLLRRHLATNFNSLVGPQAQQEKQEFNNANGHAPLTTTAKVRPKKLGFTHFRQLRKLRVEESADYICPMDTGTPPALCGTPQQSYGSFRGITPNLARDSDRLEKVGSKN
- the LOC113118545 gene encoding liprin-beta-2 isoform X5 gives rise to the protein MCRIRQEISSKIQEKPAEMVPGESCGSEPAHASLTESKPANLLQELNMLKHRVDELEQEKMQYEQKLKVTQEEIMSLQQLLSCKNSEIESLQAQLLSRAPVSVDSAEREGIYRRRLNTKHQELQRLKTGMETLIEANDEKDRQIEELTLLLSKFRQMNYIMNLVQDPEDKSAQISSEDGNQNGTVKMKTLTHKAHAELTFSSSSPLLFSSVSSQKDANPRSIGMGDFEGSPAQKTQPADNKRPTHPTEKGESEVSDASEQRTPENKNEDVILRITEKIKDRTNSDISSVSSGVDSGQQSPVLQENVKNSSIHKLWGKMKRTGVLSDDIEPTHFKRGGFRATAGPRLTQTPDSGCSSRAHIPFSKWTTEQVCGWLEDIGLGQYVSLARQWVDSGETLLSATPQELEKEICIKHSLHRKKLQLALRTFSNKTREKSSELDHIWVTRWLDDIGLPQYKDQFYESKVDGRMLQHLTVNDLLFLKVTSQLHHLSIKCAIHVLHVNKFNPNCLRRRPGDENKTSPSEVVQWSNHCVMEWLRSVDLAEYAPNLRGSGVHGGLIILEPRFQSETLAMLLNIPPQKTLLRRHLATNFNSLVGPQAQQEKQEFNNANGHAPLTTTAKVRPKKLGFTHFRQLRKLRVEESADYICPMDTGTPPALCGTPQQSYGSFRGITPNLARDSDRLEKVGSKN
- the LOC113118545 gene encoding liprin-beta-2 isoform X3; this translates as MLSLMCQSLREKWELLNRSSLESQKLGLMEEVSCLKLKLGTMEEKHKAESVVNLISELQEQMCRIRQEISSKIQEKPAEMVPGESCGSEPAHASLTESKPANLLQELNMLKHRVDELEQEKMQYEQKLKVTQEEIMSLQQLLSCKNSEIESLQAQLLSRAPVSVDSAEREGIYRRRLNTKHQELQRLKTGMETLIEANDEKDRQIEELTLLLSKFRQMNYIMNLVQDPEDKSAQISSEDGNQNGTVKMKTLTHKAHAELTFSSSSPLLFSSVSSQKDANPRSIGMGDFEGSPAQKTQPADNKRPTHPTEKGESEVSDASEQRTPENKNEDVILRITEKIKDRTNSDISSVSSGVDSGQQSPVLQENVKNSSIHKLWGKMKRTGVLSDDIEPTHFKRGGFRATAGPRLTQTPDSGCSSRAHIPFSKWTTEQVCGWLEDIGLGQYVSLARQWVDSGETLLSATPQELEKEICIKHSLHRKKLQLALRTFSNKTREKSSELDHIWVTRWLDDIGLPQYKDQFYESKVDGRMLQHLTVNDLLFLKVTSQLHHLSIKCAIHVLHVNKFNPNCLRRRPGDENKTSPSEVVQWSNHCVMEWLRSVDLAEYAPNLRGSGVHGGLIILEPRFQSETLAMLLNIPPQKTLLRRHLATNFNSLVGPQAQQEKQEFNNANGHAPLTTTAKVRPKKLGFTHFRQLRKLRVEESADYICPMDTGTPPALCGTPQQSYGSFRGITPNLARDSDRLEKVGSKN